From Deinococcus multiflagellatus, a single genomic window includes:
- a CDS encoding signal peptidase II produces the protein MKWRPLLLVLALLVAEGLLKAWAVATLEPGVNRPLIPGVLHLGFTLNPGMAWGLLGGFAAPLAVLRVLVGTGLVGALGLGRVPHRWIWPLALIAAGALGNGLDGLMRGAVVDYLTSPLLDTVSRLVSKAPFPIFNLSDVLVCAGTGALFVLAWRQDRRVHPRGSQPQS, from the coding sequence ATGAAGTGGCGCCCCCTTCTCCTGGTCCTGGCGCTCCTGGTCGCCGAAGGCCTCCTGAAAGCCTGGGCCGTCGCCACCCTTGAGCCAGGGGTGAATCGCCCGCTCATCCCCGGTGTCCTCCACCTGGGCTTCACCCTGAATCCTGGCATGGCGTGGGGCCTCCTCGGGGGCTTCGCGGCGCCCCTGGCGGTGCTGCGGGTGCTCGTCGGCACCGGTCTCGTGGGCGCCCTGGGCCTGGGCCGTGTGCCCCACCGCTGGATCTGGCCCCTGGCCCTGATCGCAGCGGGCGCCCTGGGCAACGGCCTGGACGGGCTGATGCGGGGCGCCGTGGTGGATTACCTGACGTCACCCCTGCTGGACACCGTGTCCAGACTGGTGTCCAAAGCGCCTTTTCCCATCTTCAACCTGTCGGACGTGCTGGTGTGTGCTGGGACGGGGGCGCTCTTCGTGCTGGCCTGGCGCCAGGACCGCCGCGTTCACCCGCGTGGGTCGCAGCCGCAGTCATGA
- a CDS encoding glutaredoxin family protein gives MTVTKAPITLYTVPNCPDCHAIARLLTRCGAAYTERNLRQDPAALAALRQVTDVRVAPVTVVGDQVFFGTVDQQRPGLLAALKGTG, from the coding sequence ATGACGGTCACAAAGGCGCCCATCACCCTCTACACCGTCCCCAACTGCCCGGACTGCCACGCCATCGCCCGGCTGCTCACCCGCTGCGGGGCCGCGTACACCGAACGGAACCTGCGTCAGGACCCAGCGGCCCTGGCGGCGCTGCGCCAGGTCACCGACGTGCGGGTCGCGCCCGTCACCGTGGTGGGTGACCAGGTCTTTTTCGGCACGGTGGACCAGCAGCGCCCCGGCCTGCTCGCCGCGCTCAAGGGCACAGGATGA
- a CDS encoding DUF305 domain-containing protein, which yields MQRRVRRHRLIRWAGAALATAALGAGLAVAWPAPPREPSADVTFARDMAAHHAQAVTMSVSLLRRAADPEVRLLAQDILLTQQAQIGQMQGWLMAWGRPLAGREAPMKGMDRSAMGMASAADEAALNTLPVVTAETRYLLLMRRHHQGGVAMAKAALNAVRRPEVRAFAKRVVSAQTTEIQAIDAMLRARKVSVPPPAPSHSMDTVDHE from the coding sequence ATGCAGCGGCGCGTACGACGACACCGTCTGATTCGCTGGGCAGGTGCGGCGCTGGCCACCGCCGCACTGGGTGCCGGCCTGGCCGTCGCCTGGCCGGCGCCGCCCCGCGAGCCCAGTGCGGACGTGACCTTCGCCCGCGATATGGCGGCCCACCACGCCCAGGCCGTGACCATGAGTGTCAGCCTCCTGAGGCGCGCGGCCGACCCCGAAGTGCGCCTGCTGGCCCAGGACATCCTGCTGACCCAGCAGGCGCAGATTGGGCAGATGCAGGGCTGGTTGATGGCCTGGGGCCGGCCGCTGGCTGGTCGGGAGGCGCCCATGAAGGGCATGGACCGGTCGGCCATGGGCATGGCGTCAGCGGCCGACGAGGCCGCGCTGAACACCCTGCCCGTGGTCACCGCCGAGACCCGGTATCTGCTGCTGATGCGCCGCCATCATCAGGGCGGGGTGGCCATGGCAAAGGCGGCCCTGAACGCGGTGCGCCGCCCGGAGGTGCGGGCGTTTGCGAAGCGGGTCGTGAGCGCTCAGACCACAGAAATTCAGGCCATCGACGCGATGCTCAGGGCCCGCAAAGTCAGCGTTCCGCCACCCGCCCCGTCCCACTCGATGGACACGGTGGATCATGAGTGA
- a CDS encoding DUF3105 domain-containing protein, whose protein sequence is MKRLLLLSLTVFLAACNQNGGEIEGVKSFKFEGGAHKPGRLEYAQRPPAGGEHNSAWQNCGVYERPIYDEYAVHSLEHGAVWVSYRPDLATSQVLQLREVLDGRTYTLLSPHETQKAPIVLSAWNKQLEVQDASDPRIKAFVQTYEQGGEAPEIGASCSGAYDDTV, encoded by the coding sequence ATGAAACGACTCCTGCTGCTGTCCCTCACGGTCTTTCTCGCTGCTTGCAATCAGAACGGGGGTGAGATTGAGGGCGTCAAAAGTTTCAAGTTCGAGGGCGGCGCCCACAAGCCAGGCCGCCTGGAGTACGCGCAGCGCCCACCGGCGGGCGGGGAACACAACTCGGCCTGGCAGAACTGCGGCGTGTACGAACGGCCCATCTACGACGAGTACGCGGTGCACAGCCTGGAGCACGGGGCAGTCTGGGTGTCCTACCGGCCGGATCTGGCGACCAGTCAGGTGTTGCAACTCCGCGAGGTCCTGGACGGCCGGACTTACACCCTGCTCTCGCCCCACGAGACGCAAAAGGCCCCCATCGTCCTCAGTGCGTGGAACAAGCAACTGGAGGTGCAGGACGCCTCGGATCCCCGGATCAAAGCGTTCGTCCAGACCTACGAGCAGGGCGGTGAAGCACCAGAGATAGGAGCCTCATGCAGCGGCGCGTACGACGACACCGTCTGA